A section of the Methanoculleus taiwanensis genome encodes:
- a CDS encoding glycosyltransferase family 2 protein: MIEECPTVSICIPTFNRAAMVGRAIESALGQTYRNIEVLVVDNASDDNIEDVVASYTDPRLKFIKNPVNLGLFGNFNRCVELSRGEFVHILHSDDYIDPEFTEACVRFFEEHPSVSLTFTSAEMHTPSRTHTVRYAETDVIMPAPEGFRRILSERCFITCPSVMIRRSVYDAIGKYSLEYPYSSDYYQWLKVSRQYDIAYVHDATVHYRQGEHSESYRLLFASPLGYLDTLKIYVQLARDLSGELSDYTDGYNAAVTRFARDCLFAGATRTESMEGFSPSVLLGVALSSWGLAVPKSFGSSLKKAGGFLGILGAGVVIHLPFLRRMAARALASRTEMY, translated from the coding sequence ATGATTGAAGAGTGCCCAACCGTATCAATCTGCATTCCGACTTTTAACCGGGCGGCTATGGTCGGACGCGCCATCGAGAGCGCGCTCGGCCAGACCTACCGGAACATCGAGGTGCTCGTCGTCGATAATGCTTCGGACGATAATATTGAGGATGTCGTGGCGTCTTACACCGATCCACGGCTGAAATTTATTAAAAATCCCGTAAATCTCGGGCTCTTTGGGAACTTTAACCGGTGTGTCGAGCTCTCGCGCGGGGAGTTTGTACACATCCTCCACTCCGACGACTATATCGATCCCGAATTTACGGAAGCATGCGTTCGATTCTTTGAGGAGCATCCGTCCGTTTCTCTTACGTTCACTTCAGCAGAGATGCATACTCCGTCTCGTACGCATACGGTGCGTTATGCAGAGACAGATGTGATTATGCCCGCACCTGAAGGGTTTCGGCGGATCCTCTCTGAGCGATGCTTCATCACCTGCCCGTCGGTGATGATCCGACGGAGCGTCTACGATGCGATCGGGAAGTACTCGCTTGAGTACCCCTATTCCTCGGATTACTATCAGTGGCTGAAGGTCTCCCGACAGTATGATATTGCCTATGTGCATGACGCGACTGTGCACTACAGGCAGGGTGAACACTCGGAATCGTACCGCCTGCTCTTTGCAAGTCCGCTCGGATACCTCGACACGCTGAAGATATATGTGCAGCTCGCACGGGATCTTTCCGGCGAACTTTCGGATTATACCGACGGGTACAATGCTGCGGTTACCCGTTTCGCCAGAGACTGCCTCTTTGCCGGTGCCACCCGGACAGAGAGCATGGAGGGATTTTCTCCAAGCGTTCTTCTCGGGGTTGCACTGAGTTCATGGGGGTTGGCAGTTCCGAAGTCTTTTGGCAGCTCTTTGAAGAAAGCAGGAGGTTTCCTCGGAATTCTTGGGGCAGGTGTGGTAATCCATCTGCCGTTCCTGCGCAGGATGGCGGCGAGGGCACTCGCCTCGCGGACGGAGATGTACTGA
- a CDS encoding SDR family oxidoreductase — translation MDEEKTVLITGTTGLVGSRAYEYLRAGTPWTVLGTSRSSGACVDAAVDLTDRAAVDELASLYSPDVVIHTAAVSRTDVCEKNRDLCYATNVAATRNLAEVFSDAKFVYFSTYAVYDTPDGGCGEGCETRAANYYIQTKLLGEDCVRRLKNSVILRPSVIFGFLEHEQASKNYVMQLLDNIRQGKVTRSPRDQYFNPIWVDVVVEILCRIIDADLRGVYNIGSNEDISKYAFNRLVMDCLGLDSGFLEGIDSASLDVRRPTMGTISSAKVQDELGHRIPPLAGMINALHAASAGSIARYLSQE, via the coding sequence ATGGATGAGGAGAAGACCGTTCTCATTACCGGAACGACGGGGCTTGTGGGCTCTCGCGCGTATGAGTACCTCCGCGCCGGGACACCGTGGACAGTCCTCGGGACAAGTCGGAGTAGCGGTGCCTGTGTGGATGCTGCTGTCGATCTCACCGACAGAGCTGCCGTCGATGAGCTCGCCTCTCTCTACAGTCCTGACGTCGTCATCCACACCGCGGCCGTATCACGGACGGATGTCTGCGAGAAGAACCGGGATCTCTGCTACGCGACAAATGTTGCCGCAACCCGGAACCTTGCAGAGGTATTTTCCGATGCAAAATTCGTGTACTTTTCCACCTATGCGGTCTACGACACTCCCGATGGGGGGTGCGGCGAGGGGTGCGAGACGCGGGCGGCAAACTACTACATCCAGACGAAACTTCTGGGTGAGGACTGTGTTCGACGGCTCAAGAATTCGGTTATTCTGCGTCCCTCCGTAATATTTGGCTTCCTGGAACACGAGCAGGCAAGCAAGAACTATGTGATGCAGCTCCTTGACAATATCAGACAGGGGAAGGTGACTCGTTCCCCCCGCGATCAATACTTCAATCCAATCTGGGTGGATGTGGTCGTGGAGATCCTTTGCCGTATTATCGATGCCGATCTCCGGGGCGTCTACAACATCGGATCGAATGAAGATATCAGCAAGTATGCCTTCAACCGCCTGGTCATGGATTGTCTCGGGCTTGATTCCGGGTTCCTTGAAGGAATTGACTCCGCATCCCTTGACGTCAGGAGGCCGACGATGGGAACGATCTCATCGGCGAAAGTTCAGGATGAACTCGGGCACCGGATTCCCCCGCTTGCCGGGATGATAAACGCTCTTCATGCAGCCTCTGCGGGAAGCATTGCCCGATATCTCTCTCAAGAGTAA
- a CDS encoding dTDP-4-dehydrorhamnose 3,5-epimerase family protein, which translates to MIEGVQIIPLKTFLDERGLVRHMLRSTDPHFDRFGEIYFSVIFPEAIKGWHVHRKMELNYAVVSGNIKLVLYDARKDSPTFGELQEIFMGEDNYILAKVPPHVVNGFKAIGNEKAIVANCATIPHDPEEIERFDPFDPAIGYDWGIRHG; encoded by the coding sequence GTGATAGAAGGAGTACAGATAATTCCCCTCAAAACATTCCTTGATGAACGCGGCCTGGTCCGGCACATGCTGCGGTCGACGGATCCCCACTTCGACCGGTTCGGTGAGATCTACTTCTCGGTTATCTTCCCGGAGGCGATCAAAGGTTGGCACGTCCACCGGAAGATGGAACTGAACTATGCCGTCGTTTCCGGAAACATCAAGCTGGTTCTGTACGATGCCAGGAAAGACTCTCCTACCTTTGGAGAGCTGCAGGAGATCTTCATGGGCGAGGATAATTATATTCTTGCAAAGGTGCCGCCGCACGTTGTGAACGGGTTTAAGGCCATCGGCAATGAAAAGGCAATTGTGGCGAACTGCGCCACAATACCGCACGATCCCGAGGAGATTGAGCGATTCGATCCGTTCGATCCTGCCATAGGTTACGATTGGGGCATCCGGCATGGATGA
- a CDS encoding GDP-mannose 4,6-dehydratase, protein MEDLDRLNFWNGRRVLVTGATGVVGLNLVNRLEQYKAEVVAVVRDWVPRTRKLGDWLQGDSSVNLVRGELEDYSLLERTLAEYEVEYVFHLGAQTIVDVGNRSPLTTFRANIEGTWNLLEAVRVLNGYSSDVKAVCVASSDKAYGSSPCLPYVEDMPLRGEHPYDVSKSCTDLLAQSYGKTYGLSVGIARMGNIYGPGDLNFNRIVPGTIRSVLDGRRPEVRSDGTPIREYFYVEDAVDAYLTMAEQAGSKHMAGEAFNFSSGEKYSVIDAIRTIIGVMGSDMEPIIHNRSRNEIQDQYLSIEKARQALGWTPRYSFEEGLKPTIRWYTEVLQ, encoded by the coding sequence ATGGAAGATCTGGACAGACTGAACTTCTGGAATGGAAGAAGGGTTCTCGTCACCGGGGCTACCGGTGTGGTCGGGTTAAACCTTGTAAACAGACTTGAGCAGTACAAGGCTGAAGTCGTTGCCGTAGTCCGGGACTGGGTTCCGAGAACCCGGAAGCTTGGTGACTGGCTGCAGGGCGACTCCTCCGTAAATCTTGTCCGGGGTGAGCTTGAAGACTACTCCCTCCTCGAGCGGACACTTGCCGAGTATGAGGTGGAGTACGTCTTCCATCTTGGAGCACAGACGATCGTCGATGTCGGGAATCGCTCCCCGCTCACGACGTTCCGCGCAAATATTGAGGGGACATGGAACCTTCTTGAGGCGGTCAGGGTCCTCAATGGCTACTCCTCCGACGTGAAGGCTGTTTGTGTTGCCTCATCGGATAAGGCATACGGATCGAGTCCATGCCTTCCATATGTTGAGGATATGCCGCTTCGGGGAGAGCACCCCTATGATGTCTCAAAGAGCTGCACGGATCTGCTCGCCCAGAGCTACGGGAAGACCTACGGGCTTTCGGTTGGCATTGCCCGGATGGGAAACATTTACGGACCCGGTGATCTCAATTTCAACCGTATTGTTCCGGGAACCATCCGGAGTGTCCTTGATGGGCGCAGGCCGGAAGTAAGGAGCGACGGCACCCCTATTCGCGAGTATTTCTACGTTGAGGATGCCGTCGATGCGTACCTGACGATGGCGGAGCAGGCGGGTTCGAAGCATATGGCCGGAGAGGCGTTCAACTTCAGCAGCGGTGAGAAGTACTCCGTAATTGACGCCATCAGGACAATCATCGGAGTCATGGGATCGGATATGGAACCCATCATCCACAACAGAAGCAGAAACGAGATCCAGGATCAGTATCTCTCGATTGAGAAGGCACGGCAGGCACTGGGCTGGACTCCCCGGTATTCGTTTGAGGAAGGCCTCAAGCCGACTATCCGCTGGTATACGGAGGTGTTGCAGTGA
- a CDS encoding sugar phosphate nucleotidyltransferase, with product MQLPEKPLDVIIFCGGRGTRLSEKTKEVPKPLVELGQYPILWHIMKLYSHFDCNRFILTLGYKGEMITNYFLYQHPLMQNFSVTLAEPRMPVPKDDWELCFVQTGLESRTARRLLLCRDHITSGRFMVTYGDGVADIDITKLLERHQHLREKHGIIATITVSRPYSKYGIVRMEGDIVESFSEKPQMSEYINVGFMVLEPEIFDYIRPDEDVMFEDTLQDVANDGKLGFYIHPGFWHAMDTYKDYADLNTMWKENPRWKIWTD from the coding sequence ATGCAATTGCCAGAAAAGCCACTTGATGTAATAATCTTTTGCGGCGGTAGAGGCACTCGCTTGAGTGAAAAGACAAAAGAGGTCCCAAAACCCCTCGTCGAACTCGGGCAGTATCCTATTCTCTGGCATATCATGAAATTGTACTCGCATTTTGACTGTAATCGGTTTATTCTGACATTAGGGTATAAAGGGGAGATGATAACAAACTATTTTCTCTACCAGCATCCCCTGATGCAAAATTTCTCAGTAACCCTTGCAGAGCCCCGGATGCCCGTTCCGAAAGACGACTGGGAACTCTGCTTTGTGCAGACCGGCCTTGAATCCAGGACAGCACGGAGGTTGCTCCTCTGCCGAGACCATATCACCTCGGGGCGGTTTATGGTCACCTACGGCGACGGTGTTGCCGATATAGATATCACGAAACTCCTCGAGCGGCATCAGCATCTCCGGGAAAAACATGGGATTATCGCTACGATCACCGTCTCCCGCCCGTACTCGAAGTACGGGATCGTCAGAATGGAGGGGGATATCGTCGAAAGTTTCAGTGAGAAACCGCAGATGAGTGAGTACATCAACGTCGGATTCATGGTGCTGGAACCGGAGATCTTTGACTATATCCGCCCGGACGAGGATGTTATGTTCGAAGATACCCTTCAGGATGTGGCAAACGACGGGAAACTTGGATTCTACATCCACCCCGGTTTCTGGCATGCTATGGATACGTACAAGGATTACGCCGATCTCAATACTATGTGGAAGGAGAATCCGAGATGGAAGATCTGGACAGACTGA
- a CDS encoding glycosyltransferase yields MKICFIADGRSIHTQRWVEYFAKHHEVHLITYDAMNTTIEGVTEHVVGSSVQSLYLSFWPRHLAIMRLIRQIDPDLIHAHFIAKYGFHLPFLTGKPAIVSAWGDDILILPKKSRLIRAFTQRVLDHADLIYAVSRDIQHHIIDDFRIPPEKTAYMPFGIDTGMFSPVPRAEGKAGDIVLFSNRGFYPVYNTETLIRGFSIAYTNDKRLRLILKGEGPEKEKMQGLVRSLGLDGAVEFMGKTTYADVPQDYRSADIFITASVSDGTPVSLLEAMASGLPCIATAVGGIPEWITDGENGVLIPPQNPEALAGSIARLATSPELRSALGARARKTVVEAADWQAYMAKAEHDYTTLANTTTRFKHDVAGETGTGDRSGWLYRKPSRR; encoded by the coding sequence GTGAAAATCTGCTTTATCGCCGACGGCAGGAGCATTCATACCCAGCGCTGGGTTGAATACTTCGCAAAACACCACGAAGTCCACCTGATCACCTACGATGCCATGAACACTACCATCGAAGGCGTCACGGAGCATGTGGTCGGGTCGTCGGTGCAGAGTCTCTATCTATCATTCTGGCCGAGGCACCTGGCGATCATGAGACTGATCCGGCAGATTGACCCTGACCTCATCCATGCCCACTTCATTGCGAAGTACGGCTTTCACCTTCCCTTCCTGACCGGGAAGCCCGCGATCGTCTCGGCATGGGGAGACGACATCCTCATCCTCCCGAAGAAAAGCAGACTGATCCGTGCATTCACACAACGCGTTCTCGACCATGCCGATCTCATCTATGCGGTCTCGCGGGATATCCAACACCACATCATCGACGACTTCAGAATTCCTCCGGAAAAGACCGCGTATATGCCCTTTGGGATCGACACCGGGATGTTTTCACCGGTACCACGGGCCGAAGGCAAAGCAGGAGATATCGTTCTCTTCTCAAACAGGGGGTTCTACCCGGTCTACAACACGGAGACGCTCATCCGGGGATTTTCCATTGCATATACAAACGATAAGAGGTTGCGGCTCATCCTGAAGGGCGAAGGACCCGAGAAAGAAAAGATGCAGGGACTCGTCCGCTCCCTCGGGCTTGACGGAGCGGTGGAATTCATGGGGAAGACCACGTATGCCGATGTCCCGCAGGACTACCGCTCTGCCGACATCTTCATCACGGCATCCGTCTCGGACGGAACGCCGGTCTCGCTCCTCGAGGCGATGGCATCGGGTCTTCCCTGCATCGCAACGGCCGTCGGCGGGATACCGGAGTGGATAACCGACGGTGAGAACGGCGTCCTGATCCCGCCGCAGAACCCGGAGGCTCTCGCCGGCAGCATTGCCAGGCTCGCGACATCGCCGGAACTCCGGAGTGCCCTTGGCGCCCGTGCACGAAAGACGGTTGTCGAGGCCGCCGACTGGCAGGCATACATGGCAAAAGCAGAACACGATTATACGACACTTGCGAATACTACTACCAGGTTCAAGCATGACGTGGCAGGGGAAACAGGTACTGGTGACCGGAGCGGGTGGCTTTATCGGAAGCCATCTCGTCGATGA
- a CDS encoding GDP-mannose 4,6-dehydratase encodes MTWQGKQVLVTGAGGFIGSHLVDELIRRGAEVTAFVHYNARNDWGMLEGRYEAGSPNLTVLAGDITDGFAVREAVRGKEVVFHLAALIGIPYSYLAPESYVNTNVKGTLNVMEACRRGDVDRVVHTSTSEVYGTAQYTPIDETHPLQGQSPYSASKIGGDKIAESYFCSFGLPVATLRPFNTFGPRQSTRAVIPTIITQALTSDTVRLGSLTPVRDLTYVGDTVRAFIRMAECEEAIGRTINAGRGSGVTIGELAEIILGKINPDARIVCEDLRVRPEKSEVMKLICDNSLAREVLGWKPSVTLEDGLDLTIAWMREQIDAYKPGIYTV; translated from the coding sequence ATGACGTGGCAGGGGAAACAGGTACTGGTGACCGGAGCGGGTGGCTTTATCGGAAGCCATCTCGTCGATGAACTGATCCGTCGCGGAGCAGAGGTTACGGCCTTCGTTCACTACAACGCGCGGAACGACTGGGGGATGCTCGAAGGCCGCTACGAGGCGGGCAGTCCAAACCTGACCGTGCTCGCCGGCGACATTACCGACGGGTTCGCCGTTCGGGAGGCCGTCCGGGGAAAAGAGGTCGTCTTTCACCTTGCGGCGCTCATCGGCATCCCGTATTCGTACCTCGCTCCGGAGTCGTACGTCAATACCAACGTGAAGGGCACCCTGAACGTCATGGAGGCCTGCCGCAGAGGCGATGTCGACCGGGTCGTACATACCTCGACGAGCGAGGTCTACGGAACGGCACAGTATACCCCCATCGATGAGACGCACCCCTTGCAGGGTCAATCACCCTACTCTGCGAGCAAGATCGGCGGGGATAAGATTGCCGAATCCTACTTCTGCTCCTTCGGGCTGCCGGTGGCGACCCTGCGCCCATTCAATACGTTCGGCCCCAGGCAGTCGACGAGAGCCGTCATCCCGACCATCATCACGCAGGCGCTGACGTCCGATACGGTTCGCCTCGGTTCGCTCACGCCAGTGCGCGACCTCACCTACGTCGGCGACACGGTGCGCGCCTTCATACGGATGGCGGAGTGCGAGGAGGCGATCGGCCGGACGATCAATGCCGGCAGAGGGAGCGGCGTCACGATAGGCGAGCTTGCGGAGATCATTCTCGGGAAGATCAACCCCGACGCCCGGATCGTCTGCGAAGACCTCCGGGTCAGGCCGGAGAAGAGCGAAGTAATGAAGCTCATCTGCGACAACTCCCTCGCCCGCGAGGTGCTCGGGTGGAAGCCGTCGGTGACGCTCGAAGACGGCCTCGATCTGACGATCGCGTGGATGCGGGAGCAGATTGATGCATACAAACCGGGGATCTATACCGTATAG
- a CDS encoding nucleotidyltransferase family protein yields MQAIILAGGKGRRLHPYTTVLPKPLMPIGDYPILEVILRQLGKCGFDDIIISTGYLGELIHAYLQGRNRPETPVRFSHESEPLGTIGPLHLIPDLEDTFLVMNGDILTDLNYRKLLDYHWERKALATIATYQRDTKIDFGVLERDGQNKICGFREKPVYHFDVSMGIYVFQREMLEFVPKDTPFGFDDLMYALTARGEPVYSYPHDGYWLDVGRPDDYERAVEEFEKNPGKFLE; encoded by the coding sequence ATGCAGGCAATTATTCTCGCAGGGGGAAAAGGGCGGCGGCTCCACCCCTATACAACCGTTCTCCCAAAGCCCCTGATGCCCATCGGCGACTACCCGATCCTCGAGGTGATCCTCCGCCAGCTTGGAAAGTGCGGCTTTGACGATATCATCATCAGCACCGGCTACCTCGGAGAACTCATCCACGCATACCTGCAGGGCCGAAATCGCCCCGAGACCCCCGTCCGGTTCAGCCACGAGAGCGAACCGCTCGGCACCATCGGCCCGCTTCACCTTATCCCCGATCTTGAGGATACGTTCCTCGTGATGAACGGGGATATCCTGACCGATCTCAACTACAGAAAGCTCCTCGACTACCACTGGGAGCGGAAAGCGCTTGCCACCATCGCCACCTACCAGCGGGATACAAAGATCGATTTCGGGGTGCTCGAACGTGACGGCCAGAATAAGATCTGCGGCTTTCGGGAAAAGCCGGTCTACCACTTCGACGTTAGCATGGGGATTTATGTCTTCCAGAGGGAGATGCTGGAGTTTGTCCCGAAGGATACGCCCTTTGGATTCGACGATCTGATGTACGCACTGACCGCGCGCGGCGAACCGGTCTACAGTTACCCTCACGACGGCTACTGGCTCGATGTCGGCAGGCCGGATGACTACGAGCGGGCGGTGGAGGAGTTCGAGAAAAACCCGGGCAAATTCCTGGAATGA
- a CDS encoding NAD-dependent epimerase/dehydratase family protein, which produces MKILVTGASGFTGHHMISHLLSLPGTRAEVFGLYNATAPHPLTGCTYLQGDLRNRDETRALVRSISPDAVIHLAGLNKGTLDDLLQVNVVATQNLLDAVVQERPDSRVLVTGSSAEYGYAGTAPIREDAPLRPVGSYGISKVAEDLLARSFAFTHSLAVAVVRPFNLIGPGQPPSFVCGRIVAQALEIEAGIRDTMLLGNTDSRRDFLDVRDTVSGYRQILFHERFEEHFSGKAVNIGSGTATSIREVLTCVERVTKRNYTVETPDNPGTDLIPTQRSDNTRITTATGWRPSIPICRSIEDMLDHGRAAGTGGIRY; this is translated from the coding sequence ATGAAGATCCTGGTAACCGGTGCCTCGGGCTTTACCGGACACCACATGATCAGCCATCTCCTCTCCCTGCCGGGAACGCGAGCAGAGGTCTTCGGACTCTACAATGCAACTGCTCCGCACCCTCTTACCGGGTGCACGTATCTGCAGGGCGATCTCCGTAACCGTGACGAAACGAGAGCGCTTGTCAGATCCATCTCGCCGGATGCAGTTATCCATCTTGCCGGACTGAATAAGGGCACGCTCGACGATCTCCTGCAGGTCAACGTCGTCGCCACGCAGAACCTCCTCGATGCGGTAGTACAGGAGAGGCCTGACTCCCGGGTACTTGTTACCGGGTCGTCGGCGGAGTACGGCTATGCCGGCACGGCTCCAATCCGGGAGGACGCACCGCTTCGGCCGGTCGGTTCGTATGGCATCAGCAAGGTAGCCGAAGATCTCCTGGCACGGAGCTTCGCATTCACGCACAGCCTCGCTGTGGCCGTCGTCAGGCCGTTTAATCTCATCGGCCCCGGACAGCCGCCGTCGTTCGTCTGTGGCCGGATCGTCGCACAGGCGCTTGAGATCGAGGCGGGCATCCGGGATACGATGCTCCTTGGCAATACCGATTCCCGACGGGACTTTCTCGACGTCCGCGATACCGTCTCCGGATACCGGCAGATACTCTTCCACGAACGATTCGAGGAGCACTTTTCAGGGAAGGCCGTCAACATCGGCTCCGGAACCGCCACGTCGATACGTGAGGTTCTCACGTGCGTCGAGAGAGTTACAAAGAGAAACTACACGGTCGAAACCCCGGACAATCCGGGAACGGATCTCATCCCGACGCAGAGAAGCGACAACACCCGGATCACGACCGCCACCGGGTGGAGACCGTCTATCCCGATATGCCGCTCCATAGAGGATATGCTGGATCACGGAAGAGCAGCGGGCACCGGGGGCATACGATACTGA
- a CDS encoding HAD family hydrolase, with amino-acid sequence MKDRPIRLLILDFDGVVAESIAMKAEAFRKTFSFVPEHLEEIVAYHLENGGMSRYKKFRYIYEKILHEELTPEQEERLAGRYAGLIFDKMLTVPLVPGAEELLQECSRVLPLYIVSATPEEEMQEIARRRDLAKYFVRVYGSPRTKGECIREILAATESSPGETLFVGDAPQDWEAAGETGVRFVARVKPGDPDRFSGRSGVEAVVGNLHELRSYIRDDICSSRSHTP; translated from the coding sequence ATGAAGGATCGACCTATCCGCCTGCTTATCCTCGACTTCGACGGCGTCGTCGCAGAATCCATCGCCATGAAGGCGGAGGCATTCCGAAAGACCTTCTCGTTCGTCCCCGAGCACCTCGAGGAGATCGTCGCATACCACCTCGAGAACGGCGGCATGTCCCGCTACAAGAAGTTCCGGTACATCTACGAGAAGATCCTGCACGAAGAACTGACTCCCGAGCAGGAAGAGCGGCTTGCAGGCCGGTACGCCGGGCTGATATTCGATAAGATGCTCACCGTCCCCCTCGTTCCCGGCGCGGAGGAGCTCCTCCAGGAATGCTCGCGGGTGCTCCCGCTCTACATCGTCTCCGCAACCCCGGAAGAAGAGATGCAGGAGATCGCCCGCCGCCGGGACCTTGCGAAGTATTTCGTCCGGGTATACGGCTCGCCGAGGACGAAAGGCGAGTGCATCAGGGAGATCCTCGCCGCGACAGAAAGCTCTCCGGGAGAGACCCTCTTCGTCGGCGATGCCCCGCAGGACTGGGAGGCGGCAGGGGAGACCGGCGTCCGGTTCGTTGCCCGGGTCAAACCGGGCGACCCCGACCGATTCTCAGGGAGATCCGGAGTAGAGGCGGTCGTCGGCAACCTTCATGAGCTCCGGTCGTATATACGGGACGACATATGCTCATCCCGATCGCATACCCCCTGA
- a CDS encoding DNA topoisomerase IV subunit A, translated as MSRKEMDARAREQLVHIAHGWYDQMRDGLVPFIRLPTRTKQNIEYNDESEVWTYGEKESMRSANSEKSAIHLLKMAYVIGFLKQQLAEGRSSTLRELYYISEGWKRAKFGAQDESNRLIEDLEILTDLQREAFHLRPEEDGAAIFGPLQIRESTQRGVREIHCQENVGEAGYPIPNNVDTLDFIDHDAKFVIAIETGGMYARLMENGFDEEYGAILVNLKGQPARSTRRVLRRLNEAMDLPVVVFTDGDPWSYRIYASVAYGSIKSAHMSERLATPQAQFIGVQPSDISDYNLPSDKLTEQDVAALKSELTDPRFATDYWREQINLQLEMKLKSEQQAFASRGLDFVTKEYLPNRLSEMGII; from the coding sequence ATGTCTAGGAAAGAGATGGATGCTCGTGCACGAGAGCAACTGGTGCATATCGCCCACGGCTGGTACGACCAGATGCGTGACGGTCTCGTGCCGTTCATCCGGCTGCCGACGCGGACGAAGCAGAATATCGAATACAACGACGAAAGCGAGGTCTGGACCTATGGCGAGAAGGAGAGCATGCGCTCGGCGAACTCCGAAAAAAGCGCTATCCACCTCCTGAAGATGGCATACGTCATCGGCTTTTTAAAGCAGCAGCTCGCCGAAGGCCGCTCGTCGACCTTGAGAGAACTCTATTACATCTCTGAAGGCTGGAAGCGGGCGAAGTTCGGGGCGCAGGACGAGAGCAACCGCCTTATCGAAGACCTCGAGATCCTCACCGACCTGCAGCGGGAGGCCTTCCACCTCCGGCCGGAAGAGGACGGCGCGGCGATCTTCGGACCCTTGCAGATCCGTGAGTCTACTCAGCGGGGTGTTCGCGAGATCCACTGTCAGGAGAATGTCGGCGAGGCGGGCTACCCCATCCCGAATAACGTGGACACGCTCGACTTCATCGACCACGATGCGAAGTTCGTCATCGCGATCGAGACGGGTGGTATGTATGCCCGTCTCATGGAGAACGGATTCGACGAGGAATACGGTGCTATTCTGGTGAACCTCAAGGGGCAGCCTGCCCGGTCGACCCGGCGGGTTCTCCGACGGCTCAATGAGGCGATGGACCTGCCGGTCGTGGTCTTCACCGATGGTGACCCCTGGTCGTACCGGATATATGCCAGCGTCGCCTACGGTTCGATCAAGAGCGCCCATATGTCCGAACGCCTGGCCACGCCGCAGGCGCAGTTCATCGGTGTGCAGCCGAGCGATATCTCGGATTACAACCTTCCCTCCGACAAGCTCACCGAGCAGGACGTGGCCGCGCTGAAATCGGAGCTGACCGATCCCCGGTTTGCGACCGACTACTGGCGCGAGCAGATCAACCTGCAGCTCGAGATGAAGCTAAAGTCTGAACAGCAGGCATTCGCAAGCCGCGGGCTTGACTTCGTGACGAAGGAGTACCTCCCAAACCGCCTATCAGAGATGGGTATCATCTGA